In Labrus mixtus chromosome 3, fLabMix1.1, whole genome shotgun sequence, a single window of DNA contains:
- the klhl30 gene encoding kelch-like protein 30: MVRNVDDLDFSLSSHPQSILEGLRSLCSQPKLVDVTLSAGGRDFPCHRSVLALCSTYFHCMFSGDFVESIAARVELQDVDPDILSSLLDFAYTGKLTINQSNVEGLICTSSQLQFQTVRSVCSRYLQNQIDATNCLGILEFGAIHGCPEVMAKAWAFLLENFDSVQQGEEFLLLEKDRLVACLSDEGLQIRSECNRVEAILKWVRHLTESRLCHLHELLGLSRLSLLSPEYLSDTLLKDSLVQASPSCREAVEKIHREKMETSPEFMDRLNAQSPQPNLQEVLFVMGGRSLDDSDEDSDEDEERDPRLQRLLLRNCAFYNIKTKQWHELPNFPNPNKWGYSMVSLNNDVYVTGGSRGSNTNTWSTTETWKYITREGKWVTVAPMLRPRTNHTSATLNGEIYVIGGTTADRVEVEHYDPYSDTWALTCPALKYVTNFTATACHGKLYVIGSCAVKYNALTMQCYNPVIDSWSSICSPFIPKYLSSPRSVCVDGTIYLVADNTKKVYAYDPEVNMWQKVQLLHMLHENGGLVTLDGKLFVTGGHWIGMEGDYGVEVEIYNRTANTWEVECFLPRLWFYSGVCTIFLDPSQWPELFPIDST, translated from the exons ATGGTGCGCAATGTCGATGACCTGGACTTCAGCCTGTCCTCCCATCCTCAGAGCATCCTGGAGGGCTTGCGTTCCCTCTGCTCTCAGCCCAAACTTGTCGATGTTACTCTGAGTGCAGGCGGCAGGGACTTCCCCTGTCACCGCAGCGTGCTGGCCCTGTGCAGCACATACTTCCACTGCATGTTCTCAGGGGACTTTGTGGAGAGCATAGCTGCTCGTGTGGAGCTTCAGGATGTTGATCCTGATATACTCAGCAGTTTGTTGGACTTTGCCTACACAGGCAAATTGACCATTAACCAGAGCAATGTGGAGGGCCTGATTTGCACCTCCAGCCAGCTGCAGTTTCAGACAGTGAGATCCGTGTGCAGCAGATACCTGCAGAACCAGATTGATGCAACAAATTGCCTTGGTATTCTAGAGTTTGGAGCTATCCACGGCTGCCCCGAGGTGATGGCCAAAGCATGGGCCTTCCTCTTGGAGAACTTTGATTCAGTCCAACAAGGTGAAGAATTTCTGCTGTTGGAAAAGGACAGATTAGTTGCCTGTCTGTCAGATGAAGGTCTACAAATCCGTTCAGAGTGCAACCGAGTGGAGGCCATCTTGAAATGGGTCAGGCACCTTACAGAGTCTCGGCTCTGCCACCTCCATGAACTCCTTGGCCTGTCCCGTCTCTCTCTGCTCAGCCCTGAATACCTGTCGGACACCCTGCTGAAGGACAGTCTGGTGCAGGCCTCTCCAAGCTGCAGAGAAGCTGTGGAGAAAATTCACAGAGAG AAAATGGAGACATCACCAGAATTCATGGACAGACTCAACGCTCAGAGTCCACAACCAAACCTGCAAGAGGTGCTGTTTGTGATGGGGGGTCGTTCACTGGATGACTCGGATGAAGATTCAGATGAAGATGAGGAAAGAGACCCCAGACTGCAAAGACTGCTGCTCAGGAACTGTGCCTTCTACAACATCAAGACGA aaCAGTGGCATGAGCTCCCAAACTTCCCCAACCCTAACAAATGGGGGTACTCCATGGTCTCCCTGAACAATGATGTGTATGTAACAG GGGGCTCACGGGGTTCAAATACAAACACCTGGTCGACCACAGAGACCTGGAAGTACATCACAAGAGAGGGAAAGTGGGTTACTGTGGCACCCATGCTCAGGCCTCGGACTAACCACACATCGGCAACACTCAACGGGGAGATTTACGTCATTGGag GTACAACAGCAGATCGTGTTGAAGTTGAGCATTACGACCCTTACAGTGACACCTGGGCTTTGACGTGCCCTGCACTGAAATACGTGACAAACTTCACAGCTACGGCCTGTCATGGGAAGCTCTATGTGATTGGCTCATGCGCTGTAAAGTACAATGCTCTGACCATGCAGTGTTACAACCCTGTTATAG atagCTGGAGTAGCATATGTTCACCCTTTATCCCCAAGTATTTGTCGTCACCCCGTTCTGTCTGTGTGGATGGAACTATATATCTGGTTGCtgacaacacaaagaaagtcTACGCTTATGATCCAGAGGTCAACATGTGGCAGAAG GTCCAGCTTCTCCACATGCTCCATGAGAATGGGGGCTTGGTAACATTAGATGGCAAGCTGTTTGTCACTGGAGGCCATTGGATAGGTATGGAGGGGGACTATGGGGTAGAAGTGGAGATTTACAACCGAACAGCCAACACCTGGGAGGTGGAGTGCTTCCTGCCAAGACTTTGGTTTTACAGCGGAGTCTGCACCATCTTCCTTGATCCATCCCAGTGGCCTGAGCTCTTCCCCATAGATTCAACATAA